Genomic window (Vibrio pomeroyi):
ATCAGGGAGAACCGCTGGCACTTCTTCGTAAATCTCTTCACTGAAATCATGCACTGAGGAATCTTCAATCGCATCTTGCAGGCTTTCTTGGGTCACTAAGCCCTGATAGCCGTCATCGGTCACGTGATAAGCGTAATCGTTTTTCAGCATCTTCATCTGAGCAAGAGCACCTTCAATGGTTTCCGAAGTAATGCGGTATAGAGGAGGCTGCATCACTGTTTCTACAGTCAATGCTCGGGCACGGTTAACGTCTTTTACAAACGCTTCGACGTAATCATCGGCAGGGTTCAACAAAATCTCATGTGGCGTGCCTTGTTGTACTAACTCACCGTCTTTGAGGATTGCGATTCTGTCACCCAAACGTAGAGCTTCGTCCAAGTCATGGGTGATAAAAACAATCGTCTTATGAAGCTTTTCTTGAAGCTCGATAAGTTGATCCTGCATTTCACTACGAATCAAAGGATCGAGAGCCGAGAAGGCTTCATCCATCAGCAAGATTTCGGCGTTAGTACACAGAGCGCGTGATAAGCCGACACGTTGTTGTTGACCGCCAGACAGTTGAGCAGGGTATTGATTTCCGTAACCTTTCAAACCTACAGTTTCTAACCACTCGTTGGCTTTCGCTAAACGATCTTCTTTCTTGATGCCTTGAACTTCTAACCCGTATGCGACATTTTCAACCACAGTTCGATGGGGCATTAGGCCAAAGCGCTGGAATACCATCGACATTTTATGACGACGGAACTCTTCCAATTCCTTAGTGTTGAGGCTCATTACATCAATGCCTTCAACTGTGATCTTGCCTTCGGTTGGGTCAATCAAACGGTTGAAGTGTCGAATCAAGGTCGACTTACCAGAACCTGAAAGCCCCATGATAACGAAGATTTCGCCACGATTGATTTCGAGGTTAATCTCTTTCAAACCTACAGTATGGCCAGTATCTGCAAGAATCTCGTCTTTGTGTTCACCGTTCTTAACTCTGTTCATCACCGACTGCGGCTTAGGGCCAAACACTTTAAACAGGCCACTAATTTCGATTAATGGTTTAGTCATGTTTGAATCCTCCTAGGTGCGCATTGGTTCTTCGCGCATAAGCCTGTGAAGCTCGGTCGAATAGAATCGCGAGGGCAACAATGGCAAAACCGTTCATTAAGCCCAATGTGAAGTATTGGTTGGTAATGGATTTAAGAACCGGTTGGCCTAAGCCTTTAACACCAATCATAGACGCAATAACCACCATCGACAGTGCCATCATGATAGTTTGGTTGATGCCCGCCATAATCGTTGGCATGGCTAGCGGTAATTGAACACCCCACAAACGCTGTTTCTTGCTCGCGCCAAATGCGGTTGCCGCTTCTAGCACTTCTTTATCAACCAAGCGGATGCCTAAGTTAGTTAGACGAATTACAGGAGGGATTGCGTAGATAACAACAGCGATTAGACCTGGGATTTTACCGATACCAAGCAGCATAACCACTGGGATCAGGTAAACGAATGCAGGCATGGTCTGCATGATATCGAGTAACGGTGTCACGACGGATTGCACACGATTAGAACGCGCCATCGCAATACCAATCGGGATACCTAGGAAAATCGAAACTAAGGTACACACAGTGATGATACTGAGTGTCCGCATTGTATCTTCCCACATTCCAAAGTAACCAATGAGAAGCAGTGAAACGACACAACCTAATGCCAGTTTCCATGATCGGCTCGCGGCGTATACCAAGGCAGTACACACACCAAGAACGATCAGCCACGGAGTAGAAATGAGGAGTTTTTCAAACCAAACAAGGAAAGAGAGAAGAGGGTCAAATAATGATTCAATCGTTTCGCCGTATTCACGGGAAAATTCGCGGTAAGCACCATCTAGCGCTTTTTTTATTGCTCGTAAATCAGAGCGTTCCATCTCTGGAAAGCTTGATAACCAATTGCTGTCGGCCATTTTATATCCTTATAGTTCGGAGCGGCTTGTCCTTAATATTCACTGAATATGAGTAAGAACAAGGCTCCGAATTATGAATAACATCAAGTATAGCGACGTTATTTCCGTTTTAGTGAAATCTAGTTTTTGCTGAAATATAGCTAGTCTTTAAATCTAGCAATTACAGCTCAGCTTCGATTTTCTTAGCGACTTCGTCTGAAACCCATGGGTGCCATACTTCTGGGAATTCGCTTAAGAAATGTATACTCGCTTCTTCACCATCGGCTTGGTTGTCTTCCATCCAAGCAAGAAGTGCGTTCATTTTGTCGTTGGTGAAACCACGTTTTGTAAAGTAGTCATACGCTTCCGGTGCGCGTGACGCGAAACTTTCAGTGGTAATAGTGTGGACAGGTGAAGGCGGGTACATGGTCGCTTTTGGTGATTCACAGCCTTCTTGAGTCGTACAGTTGATGAACTCTTCTTTATCAACGCCACTGCCAAAGTCGACTTTAACCATGTCGTACTTACCAAGAACCGCAGTCGGTGCCCAGTAGTAACCAAACCAAGCTTCTTCACGTTCGTAAGCTTTCGCGATAGAACCAGATAAACCGGCACTCGAGCCTGGATCAACAATAGTAAAGCCACTGTCTTCTAGGTTAAGTGCGTCAAACAAGTTAGCGGCACTGATTTGACAGTTCCAACCTGCTGGGCAGCTGTAAAATGCGGATGTATCTGGGTCTTCAGGGTGCTTAAACAAAGAGGCGTTTTTACGTACACCTTCAATGGTTGCCATTTCTGGGTTTTGTTTAACGAGGTAGGCTGGAACCCAAAAACCTTCTTCACCACCATTCACAAGTGCTTTACCTGCGTAGCGAAGACGTTTCTCTTCAACACCTTTATCAAGGGCATCTTTTAGGCTGTTACTCCAAAGTTCTGGTGCAACATCCGGTTGACCTTTCTCAATCATCGACGTACCAGTTGGCATTGTGTCGCCAGGGATAAGTTCAGCATCACAACCGTATCCGTGTTCTAGGATAAATTGGTCAATGTTGGCGATTAAAGTTGCAGAGTTCCAGTTCATGTCTGCGATTGTTACGCTGCCACATTCTCCAGCGTTAGCATGACCACTGGCTGCTGCAACTAACAAAAATACGGAGCTTAACTTGTATTTCATATTGAGTTTCCTTTCTCTTTAATAATACAACCAAGCTAATCAAGGTCTGTTGACTAACTAAATTGCTCGATGGTGATCCTTTCCGTGTATTTGAACCATTTGAGCAGAAGGAGGGATGGCGGGAGTATGAGTAGGTAAACCAACAAAGCATAAAGTGTGATTTGCTTGATTTATCCCCTGTGTTTCACAGCCATCGGATAACTTTGTCAAACTATTACAAATTCGTCAAAAACCACCTCTATTTATAATCTTAGGGAATAATCGTACGA
Coding sequences:
- a CDS encoding ABC transporter substrate-binding protein — protein: MKYKLSSVFLLVAAASGHANAGECGSVTIADMNWNSATLIANIDQFILEHGYGCDAELIPGDTMPTGTSMIEKGQPDVAPELWSNSLKDALDKGVEEKRLRYAGKALVNGGEEGFWVPAYLVKQNPEMATIEGVRKNASLFKHPEDPDTSAFYSCPAGWNCQISAANLFDALNLEDSGFTIVDPGSSAGLSGSIAKAYEREEAWFGYYWAPTAVLGKYDMVKVDFGSGVDKEEFINCTTQEGCESPKATMYPPSPVHTITTESFASRAPEAYDYFTKRGFTNDKMNALLAWMEDNQADGEEASIHFLSEFPEVWHPWVSDEVAKKIEAEL
- a CDS encoding glycine betaine/L-proline ABC transporter ATP-binding protein is translated as MTKPLIEISGLFKVFGPKPQSVMNRVKNGEHKDEILADTGHTVGLKEINLEINRGEIFVIMGLSGSGKSTLIRHFNRLIDPTEGKITVEGIDVMSLNTKELEEFRRHKMSMVFQRFGLMPHRTVVENVAYGLEVQGIKKEDRLAKANEWLETVGLKGYGNQYPAQLSGGQQQRVGLSRALCTNAEILLMDEAFSALDPLIRSEMQDQLIELQEKLHKTIVFITHDLDEALRLGDRIAILKDGELVQQGTPHEILLNPADDYVEAFVKDVNRARALTVETVMQPPLYRITSETIEGALAQMKMLKNDYAYHVTDDGYQGLVTQESLQDAIEDSSVHDFSEEIYEEVPAVLPDAVIEEVLPDTMSCDYSLPVVDEEGNLKGELERSAVADIFSENSEEDVEPSPKPKIDKAS
- a CDS encoding proline/glycine betaine ABC transporter permease, coding for MADSNWLSSFPEMERSDLRAIKKALDGAYREFSREYGETIESLFDPLLSFLVWFEKLLISTPWLIVLGVCTALVYAASRSWKLALGCVVSLLLIGYFGMWEDTMRTLSIITVCTLVSIFLGIPIGIAMARSNRVQSVVTPLLDIMQTMPAFVYLIPVVMLLGIGKIPGLIAVVIYAIPPVIRLTNLGIRLVDKEVLEAATAFGASKKQRLWGVQLPLAMPTIMAGINQTIMMALSMVVIASMIGVKGLGQPVLKSITNQYFTLGLMNGFAIVALAILFDRASQAYARRTNAHLGGFKHD